From Pseudoalteromonas sp. R3, one genomic window encodes:
- a CDS encoding winged helix-turn-helix domain-containing protein, translating to MKPNANQTQSRYISINSWQLDIDYRLLSRGEIKRELEPLIYELLMYFIEHNAQLVSRRDLVDAIWGGRFVDDNTINRAIFELRKALKLPHDDVQYIKTVYKKGYSFQANIEHLTPAQCGRDKTAQGMLEMAGGHACVPLSNADEATMTTRKGIQHWVMLLFALGVISASVLFLAATLKLDLVEPKLMQHETLFWEKGTVIAPSVSFDKQWLAFSADQIGDGRFTLKLQNLSNLKVHNVNSVELTDTYAVGWATHSPVLYFQRFFYSQERSGDCELWSADFSAGVEQANYQKLLDCDTSYLMSVGSVDPANSIVYTKYHYRGEPGLSALVQRNLRTGMEFQITSPDASGKGDYFFHFSHSGTKLAFLREKEEKSQLFLANVDGSKQQKLLDINNFVSRVEWSDSDQHIAWFDALSASLSQFSLANNELVLQPMRTSHPLQSVISGNHDSYIAVSKYRDFDVQRLQYIAGEVKAVAYSDSMVDEKLVAPFYTKRGSIYLTEGQDGTTIWQNQRRGEKGYFPQHQRK from the coding sequence ATGAAACCCAACGCAAACCAGACACAGAGTCGATATATCAGCATTAATTCGTGGCAATTAGATATTGATTATCGCTTGCTAAGTCGCGGTGAGATCAAACGTGAGTTGGAACCCCTTATCTATGAACTGTTGATGTATTTTATCGAACACAATGCGCAACTGGTAAGCAGAAGGGATTTAGTTGATGCCATATGGGGTGGTCGTTTTGTGGATGATAATACCATTAACCGGGCTATTTTTGAGTTGAGAAAAGCGCTTAAACTGCCGCATGATGATGTTCAATATATTAAAACCGTTTATAAAAAGGGCTATAGCTTTCAGGCAAATATAGAGCATCTTACTCCCGCTCAGTGTGGCAGAGACAAAACGGCTCAAGGGATGCTAGAAATGGCCGGCGGACATGCCTGTGTGCCACTCTCAAACGCTGATGAAGCCACAATGACTACCAGGAAAGGGATTCAACACTGGGTAATGTTATTATTCGCGCTAGGGGTTATTTCAGCCTCTGTATTGTTTTTGGCTGCAACCCTTAAACTGGATCTTGTCGAGCCAAAACTGATGCAGCATGAAACTTTATTTTGGGAAAAGGGAACCGTCATTGCGCCTTCGGTGTCTTTCGACAAACAGTGGTTGGCTTTCTCTGCAGATCAAATTGGCGATGGCCGTTTCACGTTAAAGCTACAGAACCTGAGCAATTTAAAAGTGCACAATGTAAACAGTGTTGAATTAACAGACACTTATGCGGTTGGCTGGGCCACGCATAGCCCCGTGTTGTATTTTCAGCGGTTTTTTTATTCACAAGAGCGCTCAGGAGACTGTGAGCTTTGGTCTGCGGACTTTAGTGCAGGGGTTGAGCAGGCGAACTATCAAAAGCTGTTAGACTGCGATACATCCTATCTGATGAGTGTTGGCAGTGTCGATCCCGCCAACTCGATTGTATACACTAAATACCACTATCGGGGTGAACCGGGTCTGTCGGCACTGGTGCAGCGAAATTTGCGCACTGGTATGGAGTTTCAGATCACGTCACCTGATGCAAGTGGAAAAGGGGATTACTTTTTTCACTTTTCTCATAGCGGTACAAAGCTTGCTTTTCTCAGAGAAAAGGAAGAAAAGTCACAGCTATTTCTTGCCAATGTCGATGGAAGTAAACAGCAGAAGTTATTAGATATAAATAACTTTGTTAGTCGTGTGGAGTGGTCAGATAGCGATCAGCATATAGCCTGGTTTGACGCCCTAAGCGCATCTTTGTCACAGTTTTCGCTGGCAAATAATGAATTAGTTTTGCAGCCAATGCGCACCAGTCACCCATTGCAAAGCGTTATTAGTGGCAATCATGACAGCTATATCGCGGTCTCCAAATACAGAGACTTTGATGTCCAGCGCCTTCAGTATATTGCCGGGGAAGTTAAAGCCGTTGCCTACTCAGATTCTATGGTAGATGAAAAGCTGGTTGCCCCTTTTTACACTAAGCGCGGCAGTATTTACTTAACAGAAGGTCAGGATGGTACAACGATATGGCAAAATCAGAGGCGGGGCGAGAAAGGTTATTTTCCACAGCATCAACGCAAATGA
- a CDS encoding F0F1 ATP synthase subunit epsilon has protein sequence MAMTVRLDVVSAEKSLYSGDVTAIQVTGSEGELGIHPGHAPLLTGLKPGMVRLVTEDKTEEFIYVAGGTLEVQPQTVTVLADVAIRAEELDEQAAEEAKREAQAQLASGTAGELDYQQAAMQLEEALAQLRLLRQLRK, from the coding sequence ATGGCAATGACAGTACGCCTTGACGTAGTAAGCGCTGAAAAGAGTTTGTACTCTGGTGACGTGACTGCGATCCAAGTGACAGGTAGTGAAGGTGAGCTGGGTATTCACCCGGGTCACGCGCCACTACTGACTGGCCTAAAACCTGGTATGGTACGTTTAGTAACAGAAGACAAAACTGAAGAGTTTATCTATGTTGCAGGTGGTACGCTGGAAGTTCAACCACAGACCGTAACTGTCCTTGCTGACGTTGCGATCCGTGCGGAAGAGCTTGACGAGCAAGCTGCTGAAGAAGCTAAACGTGAAGCGCAGGCGCAACTGGCTTCAGGCACCGCAGGCGAGCTGGATTACCAGCAAGCAGCGATGCAGCTTGAAGAAGCCCTTGCTCAGCTACGTCTTCTACGCCAGCTGCGCAAATAA
- the atpD gene encoding F0F1 ATP synthase subunit beta: MSLGKVVQIIGAVVDIEFPQDNVPAVYDALKVTEGDLAGLTLEVQQQLGGGVVRGIALGSTDGLRRGTSVEGTAEPIKVPVGTATLGRIMNVLGDAIDEAGPIGEEERWSIHRAAPSYEEQSSSVELLETGIKVIDLVCPFAKGGKVGLFGGAGVGKTVNMMELIRNIAIEHSGYSVFAGVGERTREGNDFYHEMNDSNVLDKVSLVYGQMNEPPGNRLRVALTGLTMAEKFRDEGRDVLFFVDNIYRYTLAGTEVSALLGRMPSAVGYQPTLAEEMGVLQERIASTKTGSITSIQAVYVPADDLTDPSPATTFAHLDATVVLSRDIASLGIYPAVDPLDSTSRQLDPLVIGNEHYETARGVQTVLQRYKELKDIIAILGMDELSDEDKQVVSRARKIQRFLSQPFFVAEVFTGAPGKYVSLKDTISGFKGILNGEYDDMPEQAFYMVGSIDEAIEKAKNM; this comes from the coding sequence ATGAGTTTAGGTAAGGTCGTCCAAATTATCGGCGCCGTTGTGGACATCGAGTTCCCACAAGACAACGTGCCAGCCGTATATGACGCACTAAAAGTTACAGAAGGCGACCTGGCTGGTTTGACACTAGAAGTGCAACAGCAGCTAGGTGGCGGTGTGGTACGTGGTATCGCACTAGGTAGTACTGACGGTCTGCGCCGTGGTACTTCAGTAGAAGGTACAGCTGAGCCAATCAAGGTTCCAGTTGGTACAGCAACACTTGGTCGTATCATGAACGTACTGGGTGACGCAATTGATGAAGCCGGCCCAATCGGTGAAGAAGAGCGTTGGTCAATCCACCGCGCTGCGCCTTCATACGAAGAGCAAAGCAGCTCAGTTGAGCTACTTGAAACAGGTATCAAGGTAATCGACCTTGTATGTCCGTTCGCTAAGGGTGGTAAAGTTGGTCTGTTCGGTGGTGCCGGTGTAGGTAAAACCGTAAACATGATGGAACTTATCCGTAACATCGCAATCGAGCACAGCGGTTACTCAGTATTCGCCGGTGTTGGTGAGCGTACTCGTGAGGGTAATGACTTCTACCATGAGATGAACGACTCAAACGTACTAGACAAAGTATCGCTAGTATACGGTCAGATGAACGAGCCACCGGGTAACCGTCTGCGTGTTGCACTGACTGGTCTGACTATGGCAGAGAAGTTCCGTGACGAAGGTCGTGACGTACTGTTCTTCGTAGATAACATCTACCGTTACACGCTGGCGGGTACTGAGGTATCTGCACTACTAGGCCGTATGCCTTCAGCGGTAGGTTACCAGCCAACTCTTGCAGAAGAGATGGGTGTACTACAGGAGCGTATCGCGTCTACTAAGACTGGTTCAATCACGTCAATCCAGGCCGTATACGTACCTGCGGATGACTTGACTGACCCGTCACCAGCAACCACGTTCGCGCACCTTGACGCAACGGTTGTACTTTCACGTGACATCGCATCTCTTGGTATCTACCCTGCGGTAGACCCACTGGATTCAACTTCTCGTCAGCTTGACCCGCTAGTAATCGGTAACGAGCACTACGAGACGGCACGTGGCGTTCAGACTGTACTTCAGCGTTATAAAGAGCTGAAAGACATCATCGCGATTCTAGGTATGGACGAGCTATCTGACGAAGATAAGCAAGTTGTATCTCGTGCACGTAAAATCCAGCGTTTCCTGTCTCAGCCGTTCTTCGTTGCTGAGGTATTCACAGGTGCACCTGGTAAATACGTTTCACTGAAAGACACTATCTCTGGCTTCAAAGGCATCTTAAACGGTGAATACGATGACATGCCAGAGCAGGCTTTCTACATGGTTGGCTCAATCGACGAAGCGATCGAAAAAGCCAAAAACATGTAA
- the atpG gene encoding F0F1 ATP synthase subunit gamma: protein MASGKEIKSKIGSIKNTQKITSAMEMVAASKMKKAQERVASSRPYAENLRKVIGRIAQANLDFQHPFLIEREVKRVGYIVISTDRGLCGGLNSNEFKRVAKDVKAWKEKGVDATFATLGGKAAGFFKRFGGELEAKKAGLGDAPSVQDVIGPVSVMLKAYEEGKIDRLFVVYNNFVNTMKQEPVIDQLLPLPKAEEEVSAHAWDYLYEPNPEAILETLLVRFIESQVYQGVVENAASEQAARMVAMKAATDNAGGLIDELQLVYNKARQAAITQEISEIVSGSAAV from the coding sequence ATGGCCAGCGGAAAAGAGATAAAAAGCAAGATCGGGAGTATCAAGAATACTCAAAAGATCACCAGCGCAATGGAGATGGTTGCCGCTTCTAAAATGAAGAAGGCACAGGAACGCGTCGCGTCCAGCCGCCCATACGCTGAAAACTTACGCAAAGTGATCGGTCGTATTGCTCAGGCTAACCTTGACTTCCAACACCCGTTCTTAATCGAGCGTGAGGTGAAGCGAGTAGGTTACATTGTTATCTCTACTGACCGTGGTCTTTGTGGCGGCTTGAACTCAAACGAGTTTAAGCGTGTAGCGAAAGACGTTAAAGCGTGGAAAGAAAAGGGTGTTGATGCAACATTTGCAACCCTGGGTGGCAAAGCTGCCGGTTTCTTTAAACGTTTTGGCGGTGAGCTTGAAGCCAAAAAAGCCGGGTTAGGAGATGCGCCTTCTGTTCAGGACGTAATCGGTCCTGTATCTGTGATGCTAAAAGCATACGAAGAAGGCAAAATTGATCGCTTATTCGTTGTGTACAACAACTTTGTCAACACAATGAAGCAAGAGCCTGTTATCGATCAGTTATTACCTTTGCCAAAAGCTGAAGAAGAAGTATCAGCTCACGCTTGGGATTACTTATATGAGCCAAACCCAGAGGCGATTCTAGAGACACTACTAGTGCGCTTTATTGAGTCTCAGGTTTACCAAGGTGTAGTTGAGAACGCTGCCTCTGAGCAAGCTGCCCGTATGGTTGCGATGAAAGCCGCAACAGATAACGCAGGTGGCCTGATTGATGAGTTACAGCTGGTATACAACAAGGCGCGTCAGGCTGCAATCACACAAGAGATCAGTGAGATTGTATCTGGTTCAGCTGCCGTGTAA
- the atpA gene encoding F0F1 ATP synthase subunit alpha translates to MQLNSTEISALIKQRIEQFEVVSEARNEGTIVSVTDGIIRIHGLADCMQGEMIELPGNRYAIALNLERDSVGAVVMGPYADLKEGVKVKSTGRILEVPVGRGLLGRVVNTLGEPIDGKGAVDNDGFEPVEKIAPGVIERQSVDEPVQTGYKSIDSMIPVGRGQRELVIGDRQTGKTALAIDAIINQKDTGVKCVYVAVGQKASTIANVVRKLEEHGALENTIVVVASASESAALQFLAPFSGCTMGEYFRDRGEDALIVYDDLSKQAVAYRQISLLLKRPPGREAYPGDVFYLHSRLLERASRVNADYVEKYTNGEVKGQTGSLTALPIIETQGGDVSAFVPTNVISITDGQIFLETDLFNAGIRPAVNAGISVSRVGGAAQTKIVKKLGGGIRLALAQYRELAAFSQFASDLDDATRAQLEHGERVTELMKQKQYAPMSVADMSLSLFAVEKGYLKDIEINKVLDFEASLIAFAKSEYAALMTQINETGNYNAEIEAQLKELLEKFKSTQTW, encoded by the coding sequence ATGCAACTTAATTCCACAGAAATTTCTGCACTGATCAAGCAACGCATTGAGCAGTTTGAAGTTGTAAGTGAAGCGCGTAACGAAGGTACTATCGTATCTGTTACCGACGGTATCATCCGCATCCACGGTCTTGCTGACTGTATGCAGGGTGAGATGATCGAGCTTCCTGGCAACCGTTATGCTATCGCATTGAACCTTGAGCGCGACTCAGTAGGTGCGGTAGTAATGGGTCCATACGCTGACCTTAAAGAAGGCGTAAAAGTTAAATCAACAGGTCGTATCCTTGAAGTACCAGTAGGCCGTGGCCTGCTAGGTCGTGTTGTAAACACACTAGGTGAGCCGATTGACGGTAAAGGCGCGGTAGACAACGATGGTTTTGAGCCAGTTGAAAAAATCGCACCGGGCGTAATCGAGCGTCAATCAGTAGACGAGCCAGTACAAACTGGTTATAAGTCTATCGACTCTATGATCCCAGTTGGTCGTGGTCAGCGTGAGCTAGTGATCGGTGACCGTCAGACTGGTAAAACAGCACTGGCTATCGATGCTATCATCAACCAAAAAGACACAGGCGTTAAGTGTGTGTACGTTGCGGTTGGTCAAAAAGCTTCTACCATTGCTAACGTAGTACGTAAACTAGAAGAGCACGGCGCTCTTGAGAACACCATTGTTGTTGTTGCTTCAGCATCTGAGTCTGCTGCACTACAATTCCTGGCACCGTTCTCTGGTTGTACTATGGGTGAATACTTCCGTGACCGTGGTGAAGACGCGCTAATCGTATATGATGACCTGTCTAAGCAAGCTGTTGCTTACCGTCAGATTTCACTACTACTTAAGCGTCCGCCGGGCCGTGAAGCTTACCCAGGTGACGTATTCTACCTTCACTCACGTCTGCTAGAGCGTGCATCACGTGTTAACGCTGATTACGTTGAGAAATACACTAACGGTGAAGTGAAAGGTCAAACAGGTTCATTGACGGCATTGCCAATCATTGAAACTCAAGGTGGTGACGTTTCTGCATTCGTACCTACCAACGTTATCTCAATCACCGACGGTCAGATCTTCCTAGAAACTGACTTGTTCAACGCAGGTATCCGTCCAGCGGTTAACGCTGGTATCTCGGTATCTCGTGTAGGTGGTGCAGCGCAAACTAAAATCGTTAAGAAACTAGGTGGTGGTATCCGTCTAGCGCTAGCTCAGTACCGTGAACTAGCGGCGTTCTCTCAGTTCGCTTCTGACCTTGACGATGCAACACGTGCCCAGCTTGAGCACGGTGAGCGCGTAACAGAGCTAATGAAGCAGAAACAGTACGCACCAATGTCTGTTGCTGACATGTCTCTGTCTCTATTCGCTGTTGAGAAAGGCTACCTGAAAGACATCGAAATCAACAAAGTACTTGATTTTGAAGCAAGCCTTATCGCATTCGCGAAAAGCGAATACGCAGCGCTAATGACTCAAATCAATGAAACTGGTAACTACAACGCCGAGATCGAAGCGCAGCTGAAAGAACTTCTTGAGAAGTTCAAGTCTACGCAAACTTGGTAA
- the atpH gene encoding F0F1 ATP synthase subunit delta: MSELTTIARPYAKAAFELAVEKGTVEAWNEMLFFAGQVARDEQVQALLGGIATEAEQSDVFIKLCAEQLNEQGQNLIKLMAENERLAAMPAVADLFAELKADYDKEIDVNVVSAAALAEDAQAKLVAALEKRFARKVKLNCSIDETIVSGLVIKAGDTVIDGSIRGKLDRLVTTLQS, encoded by the coding sequence ATGTCTGAATTGACTACTATCGCTCGCCCATACGCTAAAGCGGCTTTTGAACTTGCCGTTGAGAAAGGCACAGTTGAAGCTTGGAATGAAATGCTGTTCTTCGCAGGCCAGGTGGCCCGCGATGAACAGGTTCAGGCACTGTTAGGTGGCATTGCCACCGAAGCAGAGCAGTCTGATGTATTCATCAAGCTATGCGCTGAGCAACTCAACGAACAAGGCCAAAATCTTATCAAGCTGATGGCCGAAAATGAGCGTTTAGCCGCCATGCCAGCTGTTGCAGATTTGTTTGCTGAATTAAAAGCAGACTATGACAAAGAAATCGACGTTAACGTCGTTTCAGCAGCAGCGCTTGCCGAAGATGCGCAAGCAAAATTGGTCGCGGCACTTGAGAAACGTTTCGCACGCAAAGTTAAGCTGAATTGTAGCATCGACGAAACCATCGTAAGTGGTCTGGTCATTAAAGCCGGCGATACCGTTATTGACGGGTCTATTCGCGGCAAGTTAGATCGTCTTGTGACGACGCTACAATCGTAA
- the atpF gene encoding F0F1 ATP synthase subunit B, with translation MNLNATLIGELIAFVVFVWFCMKFVWPPLNGAIEARQKKIEDGLAASDKAEKDLELAREKAAEQLKEAKTQAAEIIEQAKKRATLIVDEETTRGQQEREKIIAQGHSEIESERNRVKEELRQQVATLAVVGAEKILEREIDQAAHSDIVEKLVAEL, from the coding sequence GTGAACTTAAACGCCACTCTAATAGGTGAATTAATCGCATTTGTGGTCTTCGTATGGTTCTGTATGAAGTTCGTATGGCCACCACTAAATGGTGCGATTGAAGCTCGCCAGAAGAAAATCGAAGATGGATTAGCTGCCTCTGACAAAGCTGAAAAAGACCTTGAGCTAGCGCGCGAAAAAGCCGCTGAACAGCTTAAGGAAGCGAAAACTCAGGCTGCTGAAATCATCGAACAAGCTAAAAAGCGTGCAACGCTGATTGTTGACGAAGAGACAACTCGTGGTCAGCAAGAGCGTGAGAAAATCATTGCTCAGGGACACTCTGAGATCGAATCTGAGCGCAACCGCGTGAAAGAAGAGCTACGTCAACAAGTAGCGACTCTGGCTGTGGTTGGTGCAGAGAAGATTTTAGAGCGTGAAATCGATCAAGCCGCACACAGTGACATCGTTGAAAAACTTGTCGCTGAGCTTTAA
- the atpE gene encoding F0F1 ATP synthase subunit C: MEIAVAIKLIAVALLIGFGAIGTALGFGNMGGKFLEACARQPELAPQLQVKMFILAGLIDAVAMIGVGIAMYMLFAL; encoded by the coding sequence ATGGAAATCGCAGTTGCTATTAAACTTATCGCTGTTGCTCTACTAATCGGTTTTGGTGCAATCGGTACTGCACTAGGCTTCGGTAACATGGGTGGTAAGTTCCTAGAAGCATGTGCTCGTCAGCCTGAGCTTGCGCCTCAACTACAAGTTAAAATGTTCATCCTAGCTGGTCTTATCGATGCCGTAGCAATGATCGGTGTAGGTATCGCTATGTACATGTTGTTCGCTCTTTAA
- the atpB gene encoding F0F1 ATP synthase subunit A has protein sequence MAAEEVTLSSHIQHHLTNAKMCSTDAGLAFNKACADSGFWTWHIDTLAWSIGLGLIFLWIFRSAAKKSTTGVPGKFQCFIEMVVELVGDNVRDTYHGNSKLIAPLALTIFVWVFLMNLMDLVPVDFLPAFAGFVGEQAFGMDPHDVYMKIVPTTDVNMTAALALGVFILMIGYSIRIKGLGGFIGELTLHPFSSKNKLVMVILIPCNLLLETIALVAKPFSLALRLFGNLYAGEMIFILIGAIGLMQLPLHFVWAVFHIMVIVLQAFVFMMLTIVYLSMASTKSH, from the coding sequence ATGGCTGCAGAAGAAGTGACTCTATCGAGCCATATTCAGCACCACTTGACCAATGCCAAGATGTGTTCGACCGATGCCGGTCTGGCCTTCAATAAAGCATGTGCGGACAGTGGTTTCTGGACATGGCATATAGATACCCTCGCATGGTCCATCGGTTTAGGTCTTATTTTCTTATGGATCTTCCGAAGTGCCGCTAAAAAATCCACCACAGGCGTTCCTGGTAAATTCCAGTGCTTTATTGAAATGGTTGTTGAGCTCGTTGGTGATAACGTGCGAGACACTTACCATGGCAATAGCAAGCTGATCGCGCCTTTGGCCCTGACTATCTTTGTCTGGGTGTTCTTAATGAACTTGATGGATTTGGTTCCAGTTGATTTCCTACCAGCTTTCGCCGGCTTTGTTGGTGAGCAAGCATTTGGTATGGACCCACATGATGTTTACATGAAGATTGTACCGACCACAGACGTGAATATGACTGCTGCACTGGCACTGGGCGTATTTATTCTGATGATCGGGTATTCAATCCGCATTAAAGGCCTGGGCGGCTTCATTGGTGAGCTTACGCTTCACCCGTTCAGCTCTAAGAACAAATTAGTGATGGTTATCCTGATCCCATGTAACTTGCTACTTGAAACAATCGCATTGGTTGCTAAGCCTTTCTCGCTGGCACTGCGTTTGTTCGGTAACTTGTATGCAGGTGAGATGATCTTCATCCTGATCGGTGCAATCGGCCTGATGCAGCTTCCACTGCACTTTGTATGGGCTGTGTTCCACATCATGGTAATCGTACTGCAAGCATTCGTATTTATGATGCTAACTATCGTTTACCTCAGCATGGCTAGCACAAAAAGCCACTAA
- a CDS encoding ATP synthase subunit I: MTHSLASPYRRAALKGVLYQGLVAIIAAVIVFIGWGVEAGLSALAGGAVLVLPNFVFAAYAFRFMGASKANQVYSSLKRGNGLKFLLTVVLFALIFKHFSVVMWPFFGTYMLVMLTQWLVLIFFNH, translated from the coding sequence GTGACTCATTCGTTAGCAAGCCCGTATCGGCGTGCCGCATTAAAAGGTGTTTTGTATCAGGGTCTCGTAGCTATCATTGCTGCAGTAATAGTTTTTATTGGTTGGGGAGTAGAAGCAGGCCTGTCGGCGTTGGCTGGCGGTGCGGTGCTGGTACTCCCTAATTTTGTATTTGCCGCCTATGCATTCAGATTTATGGGTGCGAGCAAGGCAAATCAAGTGTATTCCTCTTTGAAACGAGGAAACGGATTAAAATTTTTGCTAACTGTTGTGCTTTTTGCGCTCATTTTTAAGCATTTTTCAGTGGTTATGTGGCCGTTTTTCGGCACGTATATGCTGGTGATGCTGACACAATGGTTGGTTCTGATTTTTTTTAATCATTAA
- a CDS encoding ParB/RepB/Spo0J family partition protein has translation MSVKKRGLGRGLDALLSSAKPAAPQPAQPEVTQTQSTERAVEPEQAPLSNEVTDQELQRLPIEYLQRGKYQPRKDMSEQALEELASSIRAQGVLQPIVVRPIAENQFEIIAGERRWRAAQLAELDVVPCIIKDVADEAAVAIALIENIQREDLNAMEEAVALDRLLNEFELTHQQVADAVGKSRTTVTNLLRLNNLNDDVKILLEHGDIEMGHARCLLALTGEQQSEAARTAVAKGLTVRETEKLVRTMLEPVEKKPAKEKDPDVKLLEQQLAENLGAKVEINYNQKGKGKLVISYANLDELDGILGRIQPDFQQPS, from the coding sequence ATGTCGGTGAAAAAACGTGGTTTGGGTCGAGGTCTGGATGCCTTGTTGAGTTCGGCAAAACCTGCTGCCCCTCAGCCTGCCCAGCCTGAAGTCACGCAAACCCAGAGCACTGAACGTGCCGTTGAACCCGAGCAGGCCCCGCTGAGCAATGAGGTGACCGATCAGGAATTACAGCGGTTACCCATCGAGTATTTGCAACGTGGTAAATATCAGCCGCGCAAAGATATGTCAGAACAGGCACTGGAAGAGCTTGCCAGCTCAATTCGGGCTCAAGGGGTATTGCAACCGATAGTGGTGCGCCCGATTGCAGAAAATCAGTTTGAGATCATCGCCGGTGAGCGACGCTGGCGTGCTGCACAGCTGGCTGAACTGGATGTGGTGCCCTGTATCATTAAAGATGTCGCCGACGAAGCCGCGGTGGCCATTGCCCTGATTGAGAACATTCAGCGTGAAGATCTTAATGCTATGGAAGAAGCGGTCGCTCTTGATAGATTACTGAACGAGTTTGAACTGACGCATCAGCAGGTCGCCGACGCCGTGGGTAAATCTCGAACTACAGTGACAAATTTACTTCGTCTCAATAATCTCAATGATGATGTAAAAATCTTGTTGGAGCATGGGGATATTGAGATGGGTCATGCGCGTTGTTTGCTTGCCCTGACTGGTGAGCAGCAATCTGAAGCCGCCAGAACTGCCGTTGCGAAAGGGCTGACAGTACGAGAGACCGAGAAACTGGTGCGCACGATGCTGGAGCCCGTGGAGAAAAAACCAGCAAAAGAGAAAGATCCGGACGTTAAACTGCTTGAGCAACAACTAGCAGAGAACCTAGGAGCCAAAGTGGAGATAAATTATAACCAAAAAGGCAAAGGTAAGTTGGTGATTTCTTATGCAAATTTAGACGAATTAGACGGAATTTTGGGGCGTATCCAGCCCGATTTTCAACAACCCTCCTAA
- a CDS encoding ParA family protein, producing the protein MARVIAIANQKGGVGKTTTAVNLAASMAATKRKVLLIDLDPQGNATMGSGVDKYGEVATIYDLLIEETPIQDVISKETSGEYHLIAANGDVTAAEVKLMELFAREVRLRNALESVLDQYDFIFIDCPPSLNMLTVNAMAAADSVMVPMQCEYYALEGLTALMDTITQLSKLVNPHLQIEGILRTMYDPRNRLANDVSEQLKQHFGEKVYRTVIPRNVRLAEAPSFGAPAMYYDRASSGAKAYLALAGEMLRRQEKQAAAVA; encoded by the coding sequence GTGGCTAGAGTCATTGCGATTGCAAACCAAAAAGGCGGTGTGGGGAAAACCACCACTGCGGTCAACCTGGCAGCCTCCATGGCAGCTACCAAACGTAAGGTCCTGCTGATAGATCTGGATCCGCAAGGCAATGCGACCATGGGGAGCGGCGTTGACAAATATGGCGAAGTGGCAACCATTTACGATCTTTTAATTGAAGAGACCCCAATTCAGGACGTGATCAGCAAAGAAACGTCCGGTGAATACCATTTAATTGCCGCCAACGGTGATGTTACCGCGGCTGAAGTCAAACTGATGGAATTGTTTGCCCGTGAAGTGCGTTTGCGTAATGCACTTGAATCGGTGCTGGATCAGTATGATTTTATTTTTATAGATTGTCCGCCTTCATTGAATATGTTGACGGTCAATGCCATGGCCGCGGCAGATTCTGTGATGGTGCCTATGCAGTGCGAATATTATGCACTGGAAGGACTAACGGCTTTGATGGATACCATTACGCAGCTATCTAAGCTGGTAAATCCACATTTACAGATTGAAGGGATCCTGCGCACTATGTACGATCCGCGTAACCGCCTGGCGAATGATGTATCTGAGCAGCTAAAACAGCATTTTGGCGAAAAAGTATACCGCACCGTGATCCCACGTAACGTGCGCCTTGCTGAAGCCCCAAGTTTTGGTGCGCCGGCGATGTACTATGACAGAGCATCCAGTGGTGCTAAAGCCTATCTGGCACTGGCCGGAGAAATGCTCCGCCGTCAGGAAAAACAAGCAGCAGCTGTTGCCTAA